A genomic region of Antennarius striatus isolate MH-2024 chromosome 2, ASM4005453v1, whole genome shotgun sequence contains the following coding sequences:
- the srpk1a gene encoding SRSF protein kinase 1a isoform X3, whose product MEKKVLALQARKRRAKAKKTNKKQPANLRTRQQPQLEASLQDPEETEEILGSDDEEQEDPNDYCKGGYHHVKVGDLYNGKYHVIRKLGWGHFSTVWLAWDIQVKRFVAMKVVKSAEHYTETAVDEIKLLRSVRNSDPNDPNREMVVQLLDDFKISGVNGTHVCMVFEVLGHHLLKWIIKSNYQGLPLPCVKSIVRQVLQGLDYLHTKCQIIHTDIKPENILMSVDEPYVRKLAAEATEWQRAGAPPPSGSAISTAPAPKQVVKMSKNKKKKLKKKQKRQAELLEKCILDLEEMDKTTETREEEDYEYEDPQSPKGRVCAPLRDVSLQEEILGNEETEESSVNADLNSAGSEGLPEVNCNGHVEVGQKESHWSYEDQHNGNAKPTEKCASEEEKHKDFPVRPVCNGVECSNFKDVDTDIEGRDVHSSEAIERHPAAGLEKEELEQNILQELEKDGPDSQYATEERLGNGKLTAGSLLVNPLEPLNADQINVKIADLGNACWVHKHFTEDIQTRQYRSLEVLIGAGYSTPADIWSTACMAFELATGDYLFEPHSGEDYSRDEGDLKHITKLKPWGLLEVLVDKYEWPREEAECFADFLIPMLELIPEKRATAAECLRHPWIAP is encoded by the exons ATGGAGAAAAAAG TTCTTGCACTCCAGGCGAGGAAAAGAAGGgcaaaagcaaagaaaaccaataaaaa GCAGCCAGCCAATCTCAGAACTCGACAGCAGCCCCAGCTAGAAGCATCACTCCAGGATCCAGAGGAAACGGAAGAAATTCTTGGTTCTgatgatgaggagcaggaggatcCAAATGATTACTGCAAAG GTGGCTACCACCATGTGAAAGTAGGAGACCTCTACAATGGCAAATACCATGTAATCCGGAAACTGGGCTGGGGACACTTCTCAACCGTGTGGCTTGCTTGGGACATCCA GGTAAAGAGGTTTGTTGCTATGAAGGTGGTGAAAAGTGCGGAGCACTACACGGAGACGGCAGTGGATGAGATCAAACTCTTGAGATCT GTAAGAAACTCAGACCCCAATGATCCCAACAGGGAAATGGTTGTCCAGCTCCTGGATGACTTTAAGATCTCTGGTGTTAACGGGACTC ATGTCTGCATGGTGTTTGAGGTGTTGGGGCATCATTTATTAAAGTGGATAATTAAGTCCAACTACCAAGGGCTGCCCCTGCCGTGTGTGAAGAGCATTGTAAGACAG GTTCTCCAAGGCCTAGACTACCTGCACACAAAGTGTCAGATCATCCACACAGACATCAAGCCAGAAAATATCCTGATGAGTGTTGATGAACCTTATGTCCGGAAGCTTGCAGCAGAAGCTACAGAGTGGCAAAGGGCTGGGGCACCTCCTCCCTCTGGTTCAGCAA TAAGCACAGCTCCAGCTCCAAAGCAG GTagtaaaaatgtctaaaaacaaaaagaaaaagttaaaaaagaagcagaaacgTCAGGCAGAGCTGCTGGAAAAGTGCATCTTGGACCTGGAGGAAATGGACAAGACCACAGAGACTCGAGAGGAAGAAGACTATGAATATGAGGACCCACAGTCTCCAAAGGGACGGGTCTGTGCTCCTCTCAGAGATGTGTCTCTGCAGGAGGAAATTCTTGGAAATGAGGAAACGGAGG AGAGCAGTGTGAATGCAGACCTTAACAGTGCTGGATCAGAAGGGCTGCCGGAGGTCAACTGTAATGGGCATGTTGAGGTGGGCCAGAAAGAGTCGCACTGGAGCTACGAAGATCAGCACAATGGAAATGCGAAGCCCACAGAAAAATGTGCCAGTGAAGAGGAGAAACACAAGGATTTTCCTGTTCGACCTGTCTGCAATGGTGTGGAGTGTTCTAATTTCAAGGATGTAGACACTGACATTGAGGGCAGGGATGTTCACAGCAGTGAAGCCATTGAGAGACACCCGGCTGCTGGGCTAGAAAAAGAAGAGCTGGAGCAAAATATTTTACAGGAGCTGGAAAAGGACGGGCCTGACAGTCAATATGCAACAGAGGAGCGCCTGGGAAACG GCAAGCTAACAGCAGGATCCCTGCTAGTTAACCCTCTTGAGCCACTCAATGCGGATCAGATCAATGTCAAGATTGCAGATTTGGGAAATGCATGCTGGGTG CACAAGCACTTTACAGAAGACATCCAGACAAGGCAGTACCGATCTTTGGAGGTTCTCATCGGTGCTGGATACAGCACACCAGCTGACATATGGAGCACAGCCTGCATG GCCTTTGAGCTCGCCACAGGGGACTATTTGTTTGAACCACATTCTGGAGAGGATTATTCCAGAGATGAAG GTGATTTGAAACACATCACCAAATTGAAGCCATGGGGCCTGCTGGAGGTGCTGGTGGACAAGTACGAGTGGCCCAGAGAGGAAGCAGAGTGCTTTGCTGACTTTCTGATCCCCATGCTGGAATTGATTCCAGAGAAGAGAGCCACAGCTGCTGAGTGCTTGCGCCACCCCTGGATCGCCCCCTAG
- the lhfpl5b gene encoding LHFPL tetraspan subfamily member 5b, which translates to MDLLPAQEAAKIYHTNYVRNSRAIGVMWAVFTICFVIITMVVFIQPFWIGDSVDTPQAGYFGLFHYCIGNALTSELTCRGSVLDFGSIPSPAFRTAMFFVGTSMLLIVGTMVCFSLFFFCNAGNVYKICAWMQLASGVLMVMGCMIYPDGWDAPEVKRMCGQRTDKYSLGNCTVRWAYILAIISILDALLLAFLSFTLGNRQDKLLPEDFEVEGAENP; encoded by the exons ATGGATCTGCTTCCAGCCCAGGAGGCTGCTAAAATCTACCACACCAACTACGTGAGGAACTCCCGCGCCATCGGCGTCATGTGGGCCGTGTTCACCATCTGTTttgtcatcatcaccatggtGGTCTTCATCCAGCCCTTCTGGATCGGGGACAGCGTCGACACCCCGCAGGCCGGCTACTTCGGCCTCTTCCACTACTGCATAGGCAACGCGCTCACCTCGGAGCTCACCTGTAGGGGCAGCGTGCTGGACTTCGGCTCCATCCCGTCACCGGCCTTCAGGACCGCGATGTTCTTCGTGGGGACCTCCATGCTGCTGATCGTGGGCACAATGGTTTGTTTCAGCTTGTTCTTTTTCTGCAACGCGGGAAACGTCTATAAGATATGTGCATGGATGCAGCTGGCCTCAG gtgtgttgatggtgatggGCTGCATGATCTACCCAGACGGATGGGATGCTCCTGAGGTGAAGAGGATGTGTGGCCAGAGGACAGATAAGTACAGCCTGGGGAATTGCACTGTGCGCTGGGCTTACATCCTGGCCATCATTAGCATCTTAGACGCCCTCCTCCTGGCGTTTCTGTCTTTTACTCTGGGCAACCGACAAGACAAACTGCTGCCGGAGGACTTTGAGGTGGAGGGAGCAG AAAACCCCTGA
- the srpk1a gene encoding SRSF protein kinase 1a isoform X2: MEKKVLALQARKRRAKAKKTNKKQPANLRTRQQPQLEASLQDPEETEEILGSDDEEQEDPNDYCKGGYHHVKVGDLYNGKYHVIRKLGWGHFSTVWLAWDIQVKRFVAMKVVKSAEHYTETAVDEIKLLRSVRNSDPNDPNREMVVQLLDDFKISGVNGTHVCMVFEVLGHHLLKWIIKSNYQGLPLPCVKSIVRQVLQGLDYLHTKCQIIHTDIKPENILMSVDEPYVRKLAAEATEWQRAGAPPPSGSAISTAPAPKQVVKMSKNKKKKLKKKQKRQAELLEKCILDLEEMDKTTETREEEDYEYEDPQSPKGRVCAPLRDVSLQEEILGNEETEESSVNADLNSAGSEGLPEVNCNGHVEVGQKESHWSYEDQHNGNAKPTEKCASEEEKHKDFPVRPVCNGVECSNFKDVDTDIEGRDVHSSEAIERHPAAGLEKEELEQNILQELEKDGPDSQYATEERLGNGKLTAGSLLVNPLEPLNADQINVKIADLGNACWVHKHFTEDIQTRQYRSLEVLIGAGYSTPADIWSTACMAFELATGDYLFEPHSGEDYSRDEDHLALLIELLGKIPRDYALSGKYSQEYFTRRGDLKHITKLKPWGLLEVLVDKYEWPREEAECFADFLIPMLELIPEKRATAAECLRHPWIAP, encoded by the exons ATGGAGAAAAAAG TTCTTGCACTCCAGGCGAGGAAAAGAAGGgcaaaagcaaagaaaaccaataaaaa GCAGCCAGCCAATCTCAGAACTCGACAGCAGCCCCAGCTAGAAGCATCACTCCAGGATCCAGAGGAAACGGAAGAAATTCTTGGTTCTgatgatgaggagcaggaggatcCAAATGATTACTGCAAAG GTGGCTACCACCATGTGAAAGTAGGAGACCTCTACAATGGCAAATACCATGTAATCCGGAAACTGGGCTGGGGACACTTCTCAACCGTGTGGCTTGCTTGGGACATCCA GGTAAAGAGGTTTGTTGCTATGAAGGTGGTGAAAAGTGCGGAGCACTACACGGAGACGGCAGTGGATGAGATCAAACTCTTGAGATCT GTAAGAAACTCAGACCCCAATGATCCCAACAGGGAAATGGTTGTCCAGCTCCTGGATGACTTTAAGATCTCTGGTGTTAACGGGACTC ATGTCTGCATGGTGTTTGAGGTGTTGGGGCATCATTTATTAAAGTGGATAATTAAGTCCAACTACCAAGGGCTGCCCCTGCCGTGTGTGAAGAGCATTGTAAGACAG GTTCTCCAAGGCCTAGACTACCTGCACACAAAGTGTCAGATCATCCACACAGACATCAAGCCAGAAAATATCCTGATGAGTGTTGATGAACCTTATGTCCGGAAGCTTGCAGCAGAAGCTACAGAGTGGCAAAGGGCTGGGGCACCTCCTCCCTCTGGTTCAGCAA TAAGCACAGCTCCAGCTCCAAAGCAG GTagtaaaaatgtctaaaaacaaaaagaaaaagttaaaaaagaagcagaaacgTCAGGCAGAGCTGCTGGAAAAGTGCATCTTGGACCTGGAGGAAATGGACAAGACCACAGAGACTCGAGAGGAAGAAGACTATGAATATGAGGACCCACAGTCTCCAAAGGGACGGGTCTGTGCTCCTCTCAGAGATGTGTCTCTGCAGGAGGAAATTCTTGGAAATGAGGAAACGGAGG AGAGCAGTGTGAATGCAGACCTTAACAGTGCTGGATCAGAAGGGCTGCCGGAGGTCAACTGTAATGGGCATGTTGAGGTGGGCCAGAAAGAGTCGCACTGGAGCTACGAAGATCAGCACAATGGAAATGCGAAGCCCACAGAAAAATGTGCCAGTGAAGAGGAGAAACACAAGGATTTTCCTGTTCGACCTGTCTGCAATGGTGTGGAGTGTTCTAATTTCAAGGATGTAGACACTGACATTGAGGGCAGGGATGTTCACAGCAGTGAAGCCATTGAGAGACACCCGGCTGCTGGGCTAGAAAAAGAAGAGCTGGAGCAAAATATTTTACAGGAGCTGGAAAAGGACGGGCCTGACAGTCAATATGCAACAGAGGAGCGCCTGGGAAACG GCAAGCTAACAGCAGGATCCCTGCTAGTTAACCCTCTTGAGCCACTCAATGCGGATCAGATCAATGTCAAGATTGCAGATTTGGGAAATGCATGCTGGGTG CACAAGCACTTTACAGAAGACATCCAGACAAGGCAGTACCGATCTTTGGAGGTTCTCATCGGTGCTGGATACAGCACACCAGCTGACATATGGAGCACAGCCTGCATG GCCTTTGAGCTCGCCACAGGGGACTATTTGTTTGAACCACATTCTGGAGAGGATTATTCCAGAGATGAAG ACCATCTTGCTCTCTTGATTGAGTTGCTTGGTAAAATCCCTCGCGACTATGCACTGAGTGGGAAATACTCACAGGAATACTTCACCAGGAGAG GTGATTTGAAACACATCACCAAATTGAAGCCATGGGGCCTGCTGGAGGTGCTGGTGGACAAGTACGAGTGGCCCAGAGAGGAAGCAGAGTGCTTTGCTGACTTTCTGATCCCCATGCTGGAATTGATTCCAGAGAAGAGAGCCACAGCTGCTGAGTGCTTGCGCCACCCCTGGATCGCCCCCTAG
- the srpk1a gene encoding SRSF protein kinase 1a isoform X1, which yields MEKKVLALQARKRRAKAKKTNKKQPANLRTRQQPQLEASLQDPEETEEILGSDDEEQEDPNDYCKGGYHHVKVGDLYNGKYHVIRKLGWGHFSTVWLAWDIQVKRFVAMKVVKSAEHYTETAVDEIKLLRSVRNSDPNDPNREMVVQLLDDFKISGVNGTHVCMVFEVLGHHLLKWIIKSNYQGLPLPCVKSIVRQVLQGLDYLHTKCQIIHTDIKPENILMSVDEPYVRKLAAEATEWQRAGAPPPSGSAISTAPAPKQVVKMSKNKKKKLKKKQKRQAELLEKCILDLEEMDKTTETREEEDYEYEDPQSPKGRVCAPLRDVSLQEEILGNEETEESSVNADLNSAGSEGLPEVNCNGHVEVGQKESHWSYEDQHNGNAKPTEKCASEEEKHKDFPVRPVCNGVECSNFKDVDTDIEGRDVHSSEAIERHPAAGLEKEELEQNILQELEKDGPDSQYATEERLGNGKLTAGSLLVNPLEPLNADQINVKIADLGNACWVHKHFTEDIQTRQYRSLEVLIGAGYSTPADIWSTACMAFELATGDYLFEPHSGEDYSRDEDHIALIIELLGSVPRKLIMTGKYSKDFFTKKGDLKHITKLKPWGLLEVLVDKYEWPREEAECFADFLIPMLELIPEKRATAAECLRHPWIAP from the exons ATGGAGAAAAAAG TTCTTGCACTCCAGGCGAGGAAAAGAAGGgcaaaagcaaagaaaaccaataaaaa GCAGCCAGCCAATCTCAGAACTCGACAGCAGCCCCAGCTAGAAGCATCACTCCAGGATCCAGAGGAAACGGAAGAAATTCTTGGTTCTgatgatgaggagcaggaggatcCAAATGATTACTGCAAAG GTGGCTACCACCATGTGAAAGTAGGAGACCTCTACAATGGCAAATACCATGTAATCCGGAAACTGGGCTGGGGACACTTCTCAACCGTGTGGCTTGCTTGGGACATCCA GGTAAAGAGGTTTGTTGCTATGAAGGTGGTGAAAAGTGCGGAGCACTACACGGAGACGGCAGTGGATGAGATCAAACTCTTGAGATCT GTAAGAAACTCAGACCCCAATGATCCCAACAGGGAAATGGTTGTCCAGCTCCTGGATGACTTTAAGATCTCTGGTGTTAACGGGACTC ATGTCTGCATGGTGTTTGAGGTGTTGGGGCATCATTTATTAAAGTGGATAATTAAGTCCAACTACCAAGGGCTGCCCCTGCCGTGTGTGAAGAGCATTGTAAGACAG GTTCTCCAAGGCCTAGACTACCTGCACACAAAGTGTCAGATCATCCACACAGACATCAAGCCAGAAAATATCCTGATGAGTGTTGATGAACCTTATGTCCGGAAGCTTGCAGCAGAAGCTACAGAGTGGCAAAGGGCTGGGGCACCTCCTCCCTCTGGTTCAGCAA TAAGCACAGCTCCAGCTCCAAAGCAG GTagtaaaaatgtctaaaaacaaaaagaaaaagttaaaaaagaagcagaaacgTCAGGCAGAGCTGCTGGAAAAGTGCATCTTGGACCTGGAGGAAATGGACAAGACCACAGAGACTCGAGAGGAAGAAGACTATGAATATGAGGACCCACAGTCTCCAAAGGGACGGGTCTGTGCTCCTCTCAGAGATGTGTCTCTGCAGGAGGAAATTCTTGGAAATGAGGAAACGGAGG AGAGCAGTGTGAATGCAGACCTTAACAGTGCTGGATCAGAAGGGCTGCCGGAGGTCAACTGTAATGGGCATGTTGAGGTGGGCCAGAAAGAGTCGCACTGGAGCTACGAAGATCAGCACAATGGAAATGCGAAGCCCACAGAAAAATGTGCCAGTGAAGAGGAGAAACACAAGGATTTTCCTGTTCGACCTGTCTGCAATGGTGTGGAGTGTTCTAATTTCAAGGATGTAGACACTGACATTGAGGGCAGGGATGTTCACAGCAGTGAAGCCATTGAGAGACACCCGGCTGCTGGGCTAGAAAAAGAAGAGCTGGAGCAAAATATTTTACAGGAGCTGGAAAAGGACGGGCCTGACAGTCAATATGCAACAGAGGAGCGCCTGGGAAACG GCAAGCTAACAGCAGGATCCCTGCTAGTTAACCCTCTTGAGCCACTCAATGCGGATCAGATCAATGTCAAGATTGCAGATTTGGGAAATGCATGCTGGGTG CACAAGCACTTTACAGAAGACATCCAGACAAGGCAGTACCGATCTTTGGAGGTTCTCATCGGTGCTGGATACAGCACACCAGCTGACATATGGAGCACAGCCTGCATG GCCTTTGAGCTCGCCACAGGGGACTATTTGTTTGAACCACATTCTGGAGAGGATTATTCCAGAGATGAAG ACCATATAGCGCTGATCATTGAGCTGCTGGGGAGTGTCCCACGCAAACTCATAATGACCGGCAAATATTCCAAGGATTTTTTCACCAAGaaag GTGATTTGAAACACATCACCAAATTGAAGCCATGGGGCCTGCTGGAGGTGCTGGTGGACAAGTACGAGTGGCCCAGAGAGGAAGCAGAGTGCTTTGCTGACTTTCTGATCCCCATGCTGGAATTGATTCCAGAGAAGAGAGCCACAGCTGCTGAGTGCTTGCGCCACCCCTGGATCGCCCCCTAG